From Bombina bombina isolate aBomBom1 chromosome 1, aBomBom1.pri, whole genome shotgun sequence:
TGTttccaaatttggtgcccatagttATTATAAGGTTAACGTTTCAAAGACCGAGGCTTTGTCGGTTGGTCTTCCTGCCTTTGAACTAGATGTTCTGCGAACCTCATACTCCTTTCAATGGTCATATTCCACCATCAGACACTTGGAGATTCAACTTGGTGCAGATCGGAGAGCAGTACTTTCTATAAACTACTCAGACATTATTAAAGAAGTTACCGAGCTCACCACCTCATGGAACTTTAAAGAGATCTCTTGGCTAGGCCGCATAGCATCTTTTAAGATGACGATCCTACCTAAAATTCTCTATTACTTTCGCTGCTTACCTCTTAATGTTCCTAGTGCccttatagataagctccaatctcttggtcaaAAGTATATCTGGGATAAATCTAAGCCTCGTATAGCGGCAAAGATCCTTCAGAAAAAGTATGAGCAGGGAGGCGTAGCTATGCCTAGTATTCGCGGATACTATGAAGCCGCTAGGCTCTCTCATATCTTAGCCTGGGCAGATAAGGGTGAACCGCAAGGTTGGAAGACCATAGAGGCCTATGATCTCCCTACAGGTCTGAGTTTGGCTGATTTACCATGGATTCCTACCTACCGACTGGATACGTTGGGAATAAAGAATGTCATTATCAGTGACAACTTGAAAATTTGGCACAACCTCAGGAACCTACCAGAGGTTGCCCCACATCCATCTCCTATCCAGTCTTTGCCCGCCTTGCTTGCAGCCCTACCGGACACACATGTACAGCACTGGGGTGTTTGGGATCTGAAAATGATCTCCCAGCTATATTCCTCAGACACTCTGGTAGGCCCGAACAATATAGAATCTGTCATTCCAAACCCCCCTATATGGCTCAAATTTGAGTACTCTAGACTATACGCCTTCCTGGtctcttggggattccctaaaggCCCTAATAGACCTCTGACCGCTTGGGAAAAATTGTGGCAACTCACTGTTAAGACCCCTAAACTTATCTCATTTCATTATAGCTTACTACTCTCGTCCACAAACAAAGACAGACCTTGGCAACTTAGAGCATGGGAGGGAGACTTGTCCAGACCAATCACTGACAAAGATCTGCACATGGCTATGACTCTAACCAAGAAGACAGTGCACTGTGCGAACACTCTAGAATCATATATGAAACTGTTTCTAAAATGGTATTATACCCCCTCTAGACTCTCACAGATGTTTCCTACAACCTCCCCTCTCTGCTGGAGAGACTGCGAATCAAGAGGGTCCgatattcatatatggtgggaatgtcctaaattaAAACATTTGTGGACGCAGGTGTCCTCCCTCTGCTCTACCCTTGGACTGAATAGATCACTCACTCCTGATATGGCTTTGCTACATGTATTCCCGAGACACATTCAGGCTCCCCTGTCTAAATTGTTAATTTTTGTTCTCGCTGCCACTAAGTTGGCGATAGCGAGAGCTTGGAAACAGACTCAACCCCCTGACATAACAGTTATTATCCCcataatacagacatatgccaagatggaacagaGTTTCTACTTCAATACAGATAAAGAAGATCTCTACTGGCAGATCTGGGAACCTTGGTTCTATTACCAAGAAAACAATAGATAGGCGGATAGATCTTGACTCTTGTAACAAACTCCCCCGCCTATTCTCTTTCATCTGCAATCACTGACCTATGCTTTCACTCCTTCTTCTTCCattcccctaacccccccccctctcttcctaCACTGTGCAACCTATTTCCCCTACCCCGGCCCCTATTCTCTGCTGTCCCTACTTCTTGTGGGGCGATTTGCCCCGCCTGGAGGTGCACGCTGGAATTGATCTGTCGGATCACTGAGAGAAGCAAGATAATGATTTTCATTAGACTGACTTGCTGTAATTACCATAATGCTGAATTAATGCCTATGATTATTATGCCCTGCCAATCATCATAATTAAGATTGGTTAAACTGTAATGTCCTTTCTTCTATGATTATGTAAACTGTAAGACCCTTGTGGGTATATGATATGACCTGTGTTTGCTTATGATGACACTCTCACTGTGATTTCAGAAAAACCTATGTATATGCAAAAAAACTGTATAACATGTTGTTGTTATTCACaagtttattttacaataaaaagtatttttgaaaaaaaaaaaaaaaaacatcaaatatctcAATAAGATGTTAATGTGTATTCCTGTTGTGGTACAAAAAAAATGCTAAAGATTAAAATATAaagctgtaaaaagaaaaaaataactatttCTGAACGTAAGGCTGCAGCTTTTCAACAATTTGCCCTTGCATGCCCTTTCTGTGTGCTTCTCCTTTAATGCTTGCTTATCCAAATTCTGTATCTACTACAAAAGAAATGCTTGAATAGGCTAGTTTAATTATTATCATTGTAATGTTGGATAAGGGACAGCTGATCATTTTAAAGTGAGTTTGCTAGAGGTTCTCTATTGTTGTAAACAAAGGGCTGAAAAAATATGTTCACTGGGCAATTAATCAATGAAAAACTGTAGAGGCTGCCACAAGCACACAAAACAATGGTGATAGAAAACATAACACAAAACAAAATAGAGATACTATATGCAAATGTTGGTTTTGGAGATGTATATTTAAAAGGGGAATGCACAGCTACTCACATGGCGTTGAGGTCTTTCTGTAAACTTAAACAAAATGGGGAAGGTAAGGGAGCTTGATATAGCTTTTTCATTAATGATCTGCCTACTAATGATAATGTATATACAAGTCATGATTATTTAGATAAGACAgtttatgtattgtattttattaaagctCAACTTACATGAAAGAGACGATCATATAATGAACTCGTAATGAATTAACTGGGTTAATGAATTAACTGGGTAAAGGTATAAAATAGCTTGTTATCCCCTCACAAGTGGgtcatgtatctttttttttatttttactttaatgcttattgtgggttttttttttttttttcataaaagatTATTTTCTATGAGGACAAGAACTTTCAAGGCCGttcctatgagtgtaactgtgattCCATTGACCTACACTCATACTTCAGCCGCTGCAACTCCATTCGTGTTGAAAATGGAAACTGGATTATCTATGAACATCCCAATTACAAAGGGCATCAATATTTCCTGAAGAAGGGAGACTATCCTGACTTCCAGCAGTGGTTGGGTTTCAATGATTCCATCAGGTCCTGCCGTTTAACACCACAAGTAGGGTCTCTTTCTGTCATACCAAATTGgggtgcaaaaataaaaaaaaacttttgcaaagTGTAATTACATCTACAATTGTTGATTTTCTGTCCTAGAATATTATACAATACATATGTACTTTGAAATAATTAGAATTTAGTTGAGCTTCTTTAAATATGCATTTGTAGAGTGAGAAAGGGTtagtgaaagagagagacagaaggagaacGAGAGAGGATAatatagagagagaaagggagaattTCAAATTAGAAAGGCAAAGCTGATGAAAAAGAGCTCACCGAGGTTAATTatactgatatatatttatatgcatttactCAGTTTGTGATTGAAGACTTGTAAAGCAAATGTCTTAGTAAAAATGTTATACAATAAAGTAACTTATATTACCCTATGTATAGTGTACAATAAGACTTGTATTTCTAGCAATACAGTATGCAATGCCAAATAATGGTAGCATATATTTTTACTATCAATATTGTgaaaaacatacacacacgtaaCAACTCATCCAATAGTACCCTGAATTTGTTTTATACATGTTTACATATTTCTTTATTTCAGCATCGCGGTTCCTTTAAGATCAAAGTGTATGAAAAGGAGAATTTTGGCGGTCATATGATGGAGTTCACAGAAGACTGTCCTCATATCTACGAACAATTTAAAAATACTGACATCTACTCTTGCAGTATACCTGAAGGTCAGTGGATCTTCTATGAAGAACCCAACTACAAAGGACAACAGTACTACCTGAAGCCTGGAGATTATAGACGATTCTCTGATTGGGGGGCCAGTAGCCCCAAAGTGGGTTCCTTACGAAGAGTATTGGAGTTTAAATAAAATTTCACTCTATAATGTTATCAATGATATCATCTGAATAAAACtcatatttaaaaacatacaagAACATTTTCCTTTAAATTTTCATtgtaaattgttatttatttatatatacaacagTTTATGTTAATGCCAAAAGCAATATCTAATACGGATTTTATTTCACATTGCTTTACACATTTATTCTTTTCCAATTAAATTTgttttcagaatacattttaaattGCCATAGGTATAAATGTTGATAAAAGTTTAAGTTTTCAAAAGGAAATAACCTCAAATATAATTGTTTTAGATTAATTGATGACATCTACATGAATTATCAATACATATGTTAAAATAAGAGGGTTTCCATTTGTCTAATAGTGTACAACCAAATTAATAATAGAGAATTCCCTAATTCTTTAAATAATTGTGATGAATTCATGTTAAAAAGGGGAATAGAAAtggtttaaattttgaattttcagTTCCCTCCTTTTGACCAGAGAACAAGAAACTACAATGACCATAATCAGCTATAGAAAAACCTAGAGAAGCAGCTAGAAGCAAAATCAATCTATAGAATGTTTTTTCAATATCTCACAGGTAGATActggggatgggcgaatgtttctaaaaattcgaaatttaaaattaattttgatacattccttcattcaaatcgaatttcaaatatttatataacattcttaCATTCTAGTTTCGAAttttacaatacaattaaaaaatattcgtttgaataatagaatgtttagctatgtattcattcaatttcgaaatgtaatattcaaattcgaatgtgacattagaattcgaatgtaagattcaaatttgaaataatatttctagtgtaaaactgtgtttaataaatgtaatatacgaattagaatgctacattcgaattcgaatatcacattcgaattcgtaatagtatttttaatctaATAccgtgttttttaaatgtaatattcgaatttgaatgtcacattcgaattcaaaatagtatttctagtctacaactgtgtttaataaatgtaatattcaaattggaatgctacattcaaattcaaatgtaacattcgaattcaaaatagtattcctagtctacaactgtgtttaataaatgtaatattcaaatttgaatgccacatttgaattcaaatgtaacattcaaattcgaaatagtatttctagtctaaaactgtgttttttaaatgtaatattcgaattttaatgtgacattcgaattttaatgtgacattcaaattcaaaatagtatttctagtttaatactgtgttttataaatgtaatattcgaatgtgacattcgaatttgaatgtgacattcgaattcaaaatattatatctattctacaactgtgt
This genomic window contains:
- the LOC128659499 gene encoding gamma-crystallin 1-like, translating into MGKIIFYEDKNFQGRSYECNCDSIDLHSYFSRCNSIRVENGNWIIYEHPNYKGHQYFLKKGDYPDFQQWLGFNDSIRSCRLTPQHRGSFKIKVYEKENFGGHMMEFTEDCPHIYEQFKNTDIYSCSIPEGQWIFYEEPNYKGQQYYLKPGDYRRFSDWGASSPKVGSLRRVLEFK